Proteins encoded together in one Streptomyces sp. B1I3 window:
- a CDS encoding von Willebrand factor type A domain-containing protein, with translation MERRTRTHRSALVLLLAGGMLITGCSGTGTSGDSAADRNSGARGPGGAQPAPGAQSAAPDGVQRKEDGGDREAAPPDYLSTFALDVDTASYGYARRTLGDGSLPAAETVRPEEFVNSFRQGYEQPEGNGFSVGVDGARPGADAADWSLVRVGLATRAAAGTGERPPAALTFVVDISGSMAEPGRLDLAKTSLGIVADELRDDDSVSLVTFSDEAETRLPMTRLRGNRTRVRDAIEEMEPTDSTNVAAGVTRGYAEAVKGYREGAGNRVVLLSDALANTGETDADAILERIGDAREKYGITLFGVGVGSDYGDALMERLTDKGDGDTTYIGDEAQARKVFVDQLPAHVELRARDAKAQVAFDRRTVQQFRLIGYENRKVADDDFRDDGVDGGEVGPGHTVTALYAVRLRAGATGHVATATVRWLDPETRKAHEATGSVETGAIDGKLWGGDSPRLQVTAVAAYFADTLRGGDLPGRPALGELAARARKLAGSTEDSSVEKLATAIEQADRIRSGGGDEPPGDEGEGEVG, from the coding sequence ATGGAACGCCGGACAAGGACACACCGCAGCGCGCTGGTTCTGCTGCTGGCAGGCGGCATGCTGATCACGGGATGCAGCGGGACGGGGACGAGCGGCGACTCCGCGGCCGACCGCAACAGCGGTGCACGCGGCCCCGGGGGCGCACAGCCCGCCCCCGGGGCGCAGTCCGCCGCACCGGACGGCGTCCAGCGGAAGGAGGACGGCGGCGACCGGGAGGCCGCGCCGCCCGACTACCTGTCGACCTTCGCCCTCGACGTGGACACCGCCAGCTACGGATACGCCCGCCGCACCCTCGGCGACGGAAGCCTGCCGGCGGCGGAGACGGTGCGCCCGGAGGAGTTCGTCAACAGCTTCCGCCAGGGCTACGAGCAGCCGGAGGGCAACGGCTTCTCGGTCGGCGTGGACGGCGCCAGGCCGGGCGCCGACGCCGCCGACTGGTCACTCGTGCGGGTCGGGCTGGCCACCAGGGCCGCCGCCGGGACGGGTGAACGCCCCCCCGCCGCACTGACCTTCGTCGTCGACATCTCCGGATCGATGGCCGAACCCGGCCGACTCGACCTGGCCAAGACGTCGCTGGGCATCGTCGCCGACGAACTGCGCGACGACGACTCCGTCTCCCTCGTCACCTTCAGCGACGAGGCCGAGACCCGGCTGCCGATGACCCGCCTCCGGGGCAACCGCACGAGGGTGCGCGACGCCATCGAGGAGATGGAACCCACCGACTCCACGAACGTGGCAGCGGGCGTCACGAGGGGGTACGCCGAGGCCGTCAAGGGCTACCGGGAGGGCGCCGGCAACAGGGTCGTCCTGCTGTCCGACGCGCTCGCCAACACCGGTGAGACCGACGCCGACGCGATCCTGGAGCGGATCGGCGACGCACGCGAGAAGTACGGCATCACGCTCTTCGGCGTCGGTGTCGGCAGCGACTACGGCGACGCTCTGATGGAGCGCCTCACCGACAAGGGCGACGGCGACACCACCTACATCGGCGACGAGGCCCAGGCCCGGAAGGTCTTCGTCGACCAGCTCCCCGCCCACGTCGAACTGCGGGCCCGGGACGCCAAGGCGCAGGTGGCCTTCGACCGCAGGACGGTGCAGCAGTTCCGGCTCATCGGCTACGAGAACCGCAAGGTCGCCGACGACGACTTCCGTGACGACGGCGTGGACGGCGGCGAGGTCGGTCCCGGGCACACGGTGACCGCGCTCTACGCCGTACGCCTCCGTGCCGGCGCCACCGGCCACGTGGCGACGGCGACCGTACGCTGGCTGGACCCGGAGACACGCAAGGCGCACGAGGCGACCGGGTCGGTGGAGACCGGTGCGATCGACGGGAAGCTCTGGGGCGGTGACAGCCCACGCCTCCAGGTGACCGCCGTCGCCGCGTACTTCGCGGACACACTGCGCGGCGGCGACCTGCCGGGGAGGCCCGCACTCGGCGAACTCGCCGCCCGCGCACGGAAGCTGGCCGGGTCCACCGAGGACAGCTCGGTGGAGAAGCTCGCGACGGCGATCGAGCAGGCGGACCGGATCAGGAGCGGCGGTGGCGACGAACCGCCGGGTGACGAAGGCGAAGGCGAAGTCGGCTGA
- a CDS encoding L-rhamnose mutarotase: MRRVCFLLKVRADRADEYRERHAAVWPDMLAALSEAGWHNYSLFLREDGLLVGYLETEDFVAAREAMAATEVNDRWQREMAEFFEQPEAADEAMVPLTEVFHLA, translated from the coding sequence ATGCGACGTGTCTGCTTCCTGCTGAAGGTCCGCGCCGACCGGGCGGACGAATACCGTGAACGCCACGCCGCCGTGTGGCCGGACATGCTCGCCGCCCTGTCGGAGGCCGGCTGGCACAACTACTCGCTCTTCCTGCGCGAGGACGGCCTGCTCGTCGGCTACCTGGAGACGGAGGACTTCGTCGCCGCCCGGGAGGCGATGGCGGCGACCGAGGTCAACGACCGGTGGCAGCGGGAGATGGCGGAGTTCTTCGAGCAGCCGGAGGCCGCCGACGAAGCCATGGTCCCGCTGACCGAGGTGTTCCACCTGGCCTAG
- the rhaS gene encoding rhamnose ABC transporter substrate-binding protein codes for MMLRTATGRRAVATAATAVSLTLALAACSGTTKDSADNDSAKAGTSAKADPDAPLKKGLKLAFLPKQINNPYEKIVDEAGIAAAKEYGGTGKEVGPSDAGASSQVSYINTLIQQRQDAILVAANDPNAVCGPLKQAMKKDIKVVAYDSDTAKDCRQLFINQAGSEEIGRSLVQHLGEQIGYKGKVAILSATQNATNQNTWIEFMKEELKLPAYKDMELVKVAYGDDADQKSFQQTQGLMQAYPDLKGIISPTTVGIAAAARYLSDSSYKGEVVLNGLGTPNQMRKYVKDGTVEQFSLWNPEELGYLGSYAAAALASGQITGAEGEKFTAGKLGEYTVGKDGEVILGEPTVFDAGNIDTFDF; via the coding sequence ATGATGCTCCGCACCGCCACCGGGCGCCGCGCCGTCGCGACCGCCGCCACCGCCGTCTCCCTCACGCTCGCCCTGGCCGCCTGTTCCGGTACCACGAAGGACAGCGCGGACAACGACAGCGCGAAGGCCGGCACCTCCGCGAAGGCCGACCCGGACGCACCGCTGAAGAAGGGCCTGAAGCTCGCGTTCCTGCCCAAGCAGATCAACAACCCGTACGAGAAGATCGTGGACGAGGCGGGGATCGCCGCGGCGAAGGAGTACGGCGGTACGGGCAAGGAGGTCGGGCCGTCCGACGCCGGCGCCTCCTCCCAGGTCAGCTACATCAACACCCTGATCCAGCAGCGCCAGGATGCGATCCTGGTCGCCGCCAACGACCCGAACGCGGTGTGCGGCCCGCTCAAGCAGGCCATGAAGAAGGACATCAAGGTCGTCGCCTACGACTCCGACACGGCGAAGGACTGCCGCCAGCTCTTCATCAACCAGGCCGGCTCCGAGGAGATCGGCCGCAGCCTGGTCCAGCACCTCGGCGAGCAGATCGGCTACAAGGGCAAGGTCGCGATCCTGTCGGCCACCCAGAACGCGACGAACCAGAACACCTGGATCGAGTTCATGAAGGAGGAGCTGAAGCTCCCCGCGTACAAGGACATGGAGCTGGTCAAGGTCGCGTACGGCGACGACGCGGACCAGAAGTCCTTCCAGCAGACGCAGGGCCTCATGCAGGCCTACCCCGACCTCAAGGGCATCATCTCCCCCACGACCGTCGGCATCGCCGCCGCGGCCCGCTACCTGAGCGACTCCTCGTACAAGGGCGAGGTCGTGCTCAACGGGCTCGGCACGCCGAACCAGATGCGCAAGTACGTCAAGGACGGCACCGTCGAGCAGTTCTCGCTCTGGAACCCGGAGGAGCTCGGCTACCTCGGCTCGTACGCCGCTGCCGCGCTGGCGTCGGGGCAGATCACCGGCGCCGAGGGCGAGAAGTTCACGGCGGGCAAGCTCGGCGAGTACACCGTGGGCAAGGACGGCGAGGTCATCCTCGGCGAGCCCACGGTCTTCGACGCCGGGAACATCGACACCTTCGACTTCTGA
- a CDS encoding ABC transporter permease, whose translation MTTAPDTKKAPTPRTGPKSSPLRGLALRWDTAVGVLLVAVLIVGLGGTEGFGSSENLAFAFNDIAEVAVIALPMTLLVVAGQVDLSVASMLGLGSALTGALWEAGWAFETIVPVVLLVGVAGGLLNGWLVTRVGLPSLAVTIGTLALYRGLASVALGSDAVTDFPQVSADWAIDTTTVPGTFLTYPVLLFAVLAVVTAVVLHATGLGRSLYAIGAQEEAAYFAGIRVKRIKLLLFVVTGLFSAFAGIVFTLRYGSARADNGLGFEMLVIASVLLGGIDFDGGKGTLFGAVAGVLLIGVLKNLLTLNDIANEVQVIVTGLLLVASVLTPRVIAAAVERRHRRAATAPAPRTQP comes from the coding sequence ATGACCACGGCGCCTGACACGAAGAAGGCTCCCACGCCGCGCACCGGACCGAAGTCCTCTCCCCTGCGCGGCCTGGCGCTCCGCTGGGACACCGCGGTCGGTGTCCTGCTGGTGGCGGTCCTGATCGTCGGACTCGGCGGCACGGAGGGCTTCGGATCGAGCGAGAACCTCGCGTTCGCCTTCAACGACATCGCCGAGGTCGCCGTCATCGCGCTGCCGATGACCCTCCTGGTCGTTGCGGGGCAGGTCGACCTGTCGGTCGCCTCCATGCTGGGCCTGGGCAGTGCGCTGACGGGTGCCCTGTGGGAGGCGGGCTGGGCCTTCGAGACGATCGTGCCGGTGGTGCTCCTGGTGGGCGTCGCCGGAGGCCTCCTCAACGGCTGGCTGGTCACGAGGGTGGGGCTGCCGTCCCTTGCCGTCACCATCGGCACCCTGGCGCTCTACCGCGGTCTGGCGTCGGTGGCACTCGGCAGCGACGCGGTGACCGACTTCCCGCAGGTGTCCGCGGACTGGGCCATCGACACCACGACCGTCCCCGGCACCTTCCTCACCTATCCCGTCCTGCTCTTCGCCGTGCTGGCCGTGGTCACCGCGGTGGTGCTGCACGCCACCGGCCTGGGCCGCTCGCTCTACGCGATCGGCGCCCAGGAGGAGGCCGCGTACTTCGCCGGCATCCGGGTCAAGCGGATCAAGCTGCTGCTCTTCGTCGTGACCGGCCTGTTCTCCGCCTTCGCGGGCATCGTCTTCACCCTCCGTTACGGAAGCGCCCGCGCGGACAACGGCCTCGGCTTCGAGATGCTCGTCATCGCCTCCGTCCTGCTCGGCGGCATCGACTTCGACGGCGGGAAGGGCACGCTTTTCGGCGCGGTCGCCGGTGTCCTGCTGATCGGCGTCCTGAAGAACCTGCTCACCCTCAACGACATCGCCAACGAGGTACAGGTCATCGTGACCGGGCTGCTGCTCGTGGCGTCCGTCCTGACTCCCCGCGTCATCGCCGCCGCCGTCGAACGACGGCACAGGCGGGCCGCGACCGCTCCGGCACCCCGCACCCAGCCGTAA
- a CDS encoding sugar ABC transporter ATP-binding protein — protein MNQSAPAPAPAPVLALKGVSKSFGAVRALQDVSLQLFPGEAHALAGENGAGKSTLIKVLAGVHRPDSGVVLLDGEPVVFHGPADARDAGIAVIYQEPTLFPDLSIAENIFMGRQPRRALGRIDRKAVHATTAGLMRRLGVDLAPDRPARGLSIADQQIVEIAKALSFDARVLIMDEPTAALTGSETARLFSVVQALRAEGAAVLFISHRLDEIFRLCRRVTTLRDGRWISSEPLGGLTEDDLVRRMVGRDLDDLYPKQDAEVGEVALSVHRLTREGVFHDVSFDVRRGEIVALAGLVGAGRTEVAQAVFGVDRADAGEVKVGGAVLRPGSPTAAMAAGLALVPEDRRQRGLVMDMSIERNIGLTGLAEVRKRGLVSRALEHDRAADWAVRLQLKYSRLADTVGVLSGGNQQKVVLAKWLATGPSVLIVDEPTRGIDVGTKAEVHRLLSSLAADGLAVLMISSDLPEVIGMADRVLVMHEGRLVAEIPRVSATEESVMAAATGRTGRAAA, from the coding sequence ATGAACCAGTCCGCCCCGGCCCCGGCCCCAGCCCCGGTCCTGGCCCTGAAGGGCGTGAGCAAGTCCTTCGGTGCCGTACGGGCTCTGCAGGACGTGTCCCTGCAGTTGTTCCCCGGCGAGGCCCACGCACTCGCCGGGGAGAACGGCGCGGGAAAGTCCACGCTGATCAAGGTCCTCGCCGGGGTGCACCGTCCGGACAGCGGCGTGGTCCTGCTCGACGGTGAGCCCGTCGTGTTCCACGGGCCGGCCGACGCCCGGGACGCCGGTATCGCGGTCATCTACCAGGAACCGACGCTCTTCCCCGACCTGTCGATCGCCGAGAACATCTTCATGGGCCGCCAGCCCCGGCGCGCACTGGGCAGGATCGACCGGAAGGCCGTGCACGCGACCACCGCCGGGCTGATGCGCCGTCTCGGCGTCGATCTGGCGCCGGACCGCCCGGCCCGCGGACTGTCGATCGCCGACCAGCAGATCGTAGAGATCGCCAAGGCGCTGTCCTTCGACGCCCGCGTGCTGATCATGGACGAGCCGACCGCCGCACTCACCGGCAGCGAGACGGCCCGCCTCTTCTCCGTCGTGCAGGCGCTGCGCGCCGAAGGCGCCGCCGTGCTGTTCATCTCTCACCGCCTCGACGAGATCTTCCGGCTGTGCCGGCGCGTCACGACATTGCGCGACGGCCGGTGGATCTCCTCCGAGCCGCTGGGGGGCCTCACCGAGGACGACCTGGTCCGCAGGATGGTCGGCCGTGACCTCGACGACCTCTACCCGAAGCAGGACGCCGAGGTCGGCGAAGTCGCCCTGTCGGTGCACCGGCTGACCCGCGAGGGCGTCTTCCACGACGTGTCCTTCGACGTACGCCGCGGCGAGATCGTCGCCCTCGCCGGGCTCGTCGGCGCGGGGCGCACCGAGGTCGCCCAGGCGGTCTTCGGCGTCGACCGTGCCGACGCGGGCGAGGTGAAGGTGGGCGGCGCGGTGCTGCGGCCCGGCTCGCCCACCGCCGCGATGGCCGCCGGGCTCGCGCTCGTACCCGAGGACCGCCGCCAGCGCGGGCTGGTCATGGATATGTCGATCGAGCGCAACATCGGCCTCACCGGCCTCGCCGAGGTCCGTAAGCGTGGTCTCGTCAGCCGGGCCCTGGAACACGACCGGGCCGCCGACTGGGCGGTGCGTCTCCAACTCAAGTACAGCCGGCTGGCCGACACCGTGGGCGTCCTCTCCGGCGGCAACCAGCAGAAGGTCGTCCTGGCCAAGTGGCTGGCGACGGGCCCGTCCGTGCTGATCGTCGACGAGCCGACCCGGGGGATCGACGTCGGCACCAAGGCGGAGGTCCACCGGCTGCTCTCCTCACTGGCGGCGGACGGCCTCGCCGTCCTGATGATCTCCTCCGACCTGCCGGAGGTCATCGGCATGGCCGACCGGGTGCTCGTGATGCACGAGGGCCGGCTCGTCGCCGAGATCCCTCGCGTGAGCGCCACCGAGGAATCGGTCATGGCCGCGGCCACCGGACGTACCGGGAGGGCAGCGGCATGA
- a CDS encoding GNAT family N-acetyltransferase produces MRVRLVEGGSLPAYAEGIRRVYAEVFSAAPWNEDPAAAALYVERLAADAERPGFTAALALDADSGTVGGFATAWTTPTAFPADRSYGHVAEALGSGRVTAWLCGALEVDELAVAPGARGAGLGAALLRAVSESAPDGRCWLLTSVHAEATLRFYRRAGWQQVPVPIPGRAGLVVLLGPDHPAAAGPARRP; encoded by the coding sequence GTGCGAGTGCGGCTGGTGGAAGGCGGGAGCCTTCCGGCGTACGCCGAGGGGATCCGGCGGGTCTACGCCGAGGTGTTCTCGGCCGCACCGTGGAACGAGGACCCCGCAGCGGCAGCGCTGTACGTCGAGCGGCTCGCCGCCGACGCCGAGCGCCCCGGGTTCACCGCCGCGCTGGCCCTCGACGCCGACTCGGGCACCGTGGGTGGCTTCGCCACCGCTTGGACCACGCCCACCGCCTTCCCCGCCGACCGCAGCTACGGGCATGTCGCCGAGGCGCTCGGCTCCGGGCGCGTCACGGCGTGGCTCTGCGGGGCCCTGGAGGTCGACGAACTGGCCGTCGCCCCGGGCGCACGCGGCGCTGGGCTGGGCGCGGCGCTGCTGAGGGCGGTCTCCGAGTCCGCTCCGGACGGACGGTGCTGGCTGCTGACGTCCGTGCACGCCGAGGCGACGCTGCGGTTCTACCGGCGCGCGGGCTGGCAGCAGGTCCCGGTGCCCATCCCCGGCAGGGCGGGGCTCGTCGTCCTGCTCGGCCCGGACCATCCGGCGGCCGCCGGTCCCGCTCGCCGGCCGTAG
- a CDS encoding phosphoribosyltransferase, with translation MLFTDRTDAGRQLAGALRHLKQRDPVVLGLPRGGVPVASEVARELNAPLDVAVVRKLGVPYHPELGFGALGEGGVRVISDEIVRHAGVREKDLAAVEHAEEAELVRRSRAYREGRTRLPLEGRAVIVVDDGIATGATARAACQVVRAQGAGYVVLAVPVASPDVVARLREDVDEVVCLSTPSLFSAVGEWYRDFSQTSDEEVVSLLARAPRGDSAAERAEEVEVASAGTGLAGDLVLPRDAEAVVVFAHGSGSSRHSPRNRSVASALNRAGLGTLLLDLLTPGEEADRANVFDIGLLAGRLADATRWLQRRASLPAGSFGASTGAAAALRAAAAPDSGVGAVVCRGGRPDLAGADLSRVRAPTLLVVGGADSTVIDLNRQAQSALHCENRLEIVPGATHLFEEPGALDRVAELARDWFTAHLVR, from the coding sequence GTGCTGTTCACCGACCGCACGGACGCCGGACGGCAGCTCGCCGGGGCGCTGCGGCACCTGAAGCAGCGCGACCCCGTCGTCCTGGGACTTCCGCGCGGCGGAGTCCCCGTGGCGTCGGAGGTCGCACGGGAGCTGAACGCCCCGCTGGACGTGGCCGTGGTCCGCAAGCTCGGTGTCCCCTACCACCCCGAGCTGGGCTTCGGCGCCCTCGGAGAGGGCGGGGTCCGGGTCATCAGCGACGAGATCGTCCGCCACGCCGGGGTCCGGGAGAAGGACCTCGCGGCCGTCGAGCACGCCGAGGAGGCGGAGCTCGTACGGCGGTCGCGCGCGTACCGGGAAGGCCGTACGCGTCTCCCGCTCGAGGGTCGCGCAGTCATCGTGGTGGACGACGGGATCGCCACCGGGGCGACCGCCAGGGCCGCCTGTCAGGTCGTGCGGGCCCAGGGCGCCGGCTACGTCGTGCTCGCCGTGCCGGTCGCCTCGCCCGACGTGGTCGCCCGGCTGCGCGAGGACGTGGACGAGGTCGTGTGCCTGTCCACGCCGAGCCTCTTCTCCGCCGTGGGTGAGTGGTACCGCGACTTCTCCCAGACCTCCGACGAAGAGGTCGTCTCCCTGCTGGCCCGGGCGCCGCGGGGTGACTCGGCAGCCGAGCGGGCCGAGGAGGTGGAGGTGGCCTCGGCCGGGACCGGCCTCGCCGGGGATCTCGTGCTTCCCCGGGACGCGGAGGCCGTCGTGGTCTTCGCCCACGGCTCGGGCAGCAGCCGCCACAGTCCACGCAACCGTTCGGTGGCGTCCGCCCTGAACAGGGCGGGCCTGGGCACTCTCCTCCTCGACCTCCTCACTCCAGGTGAGGAGGCCGACCGGGCCAACGTCTTCGACATCGGGCTGCTCGCCGGGCGGCTGGCGGACGCCACGCGCTGGCTGCAGCGCCGTGCCTCCCTCCCGGCCGGATCCTTCGGGGCGAGTACGGGAGCGGCGGCTGCGCTGCGGGCCGCCGCCGCACCCGACTCGGGCGTCGGCGCCGTGGTCTGCCGGGGCGGACGCCCCGACCTGGCCGGTGCGGACCTGTCCCGCGTACGGGCGCCCACGCTGCTCGTCGTGGGCGGTGCCGACAGCACGGTGATCGACCTCAACCGGCAGGCGCAGTCGGCACTGCACTGCGAGAACCGGCTGGAGATCGTCCCGGGCGCCACCCACCTCTTCGAGGAACCGGGCGCCCTCGACCGGGTCGCGGAGCTGGCCCGGGACTGGTTCACAGCACACCTCGTTCGGTGA
- a CDS encoding dynamin family protein: MDVRPQLIDALSALRDRVAAVRLPLPLPQAERARQTRSELLAQLDDYLVPRLKDPEAPLLAVIGGSTGAGKSTLVNSLVGCRVSEAGVLRPTTRTPVLVCHPDDHHWFAGVRVLPQLTRVWLPPGQLPDPDGFDHIGSDGDQDGTVLRVETAATLPRGLALLDAPDIDSLVVRNRVLAAELICAADVWVMVTTASRYADAVPWHMLRTAKEYDVSLVTVLDRVPHQVILEVSRQYAALLTRAGLGDVPRFTIPELPESAGGGSGLLPTTAVAPLRAWLTHRVQDPAARQQAVSRTAAGVIDSLDVRLPELAGAVAAQYAAAVRLTGVVEEAYTKESSRVRRRLQDGAVLAGGARTRWRGYPLYSTAGELLDALVESLVALLQCAVAAADEQIRTAWQRDPAAGGFRFEGAGRKAGSWGPAEDVQGRIAMAVRRWRRVLEELAEEEVRLLERNAAPDAETVAALLAAALLGGRRARGAGEQLAERISAQGALRLRDKGGALLTSYLDQVMHGERDRRLAPLDALEVTPEPQAELIAALSVLQKARWQR; the protein is encoded by the coding sequence ATCGATGTACGGCCCCAGCTCATCGACGCACTTTCCGCCCTGCGCGACCGTGTCGCTGCCGTGCGTCTTCCCCTTCCACTGCCGCAAGCCGAGCGGGCCCGGCAGACGAGAAGCGAACTGCTCGCCCAGCTGGACGACTACCTCGTCCCCCGCCTCAAGGATCCCGAGGCGCCGCTGCTCGCCGTGATCGGGGGATCCACCGGCGCCGGCAAGTCCACGCTCGTCAACTCGCTGGTGGGCTGCCGGGTCAGTGAGGCCGGTGTGCTGCGCCCGACGACGCGGACCCCGGTACTCGTCTGCCACCCGGACGACCACCACTGGTTCGCCGGCGTCCGGGTGCTGCCCCAGCTGACCAGGGTGTGGCTGCCCCCGGGGCAGCTCCCGGACCCGGACGGATTCGACCACATCGGGTCGGACGGCGACCAGGACGGCACCGTGCTGCGCGTGGAGACCGCGGCGACGCTGCCACGGGGTCTCGCCCTCCTGGACGCCCCCGACATCGACTCGCTCGTCGTACGCAACCGGGTCCTGGCCGCCGAACTCATCTGCGCCGCCGACGTATGGGTCATGGTCACGACTGCCTCCCGGTACGCCGACGCGGTTCCGTGGCACATGCTCCGTACCGCCAAGGAGTACGACGTCTCCCTGGTCACCGTCCTGGACAGGGTGCCGCACCAGGTGATCCTCGAAGTGTCGCGGCAGTACGCGGCCCTGCTCACCCGGGCCGGACTCGGCGATGTGCCCCGGTTCACGATCCCGGAACTGCCCGAGTCCGCAGGGGGCGGCAGCGGGCTGCTGCCCACCACCGCCGTGGCCCCCCTGCGCGCCTGGCTCACCCACCGGGTACAGGACCCGGCGGCGCGCCAGCAGGCCGTGAGCCGTACCGCGGCCGGGGTCATCGACTCGCTCGACGTGCGGCTGCCCGAGTTGGCCGGGGCCGTGGCCGCGCAGTACGCGGCGGCTGTGCGGCTGACCGGCGTGGTCGAGGAGGCTTACACGAAGGAGTCGTCCCGCGTCCGCCGGCGGCTCCAGGACGGGGCCGTACTCGCCGGGGGAGCCCGCACCCGGTGGCGCGGATACCCGCTCTACAGCACGGCCGGTGAACTGCTGGACGCCCTCGTGGAGAGCCTGGTGGCGCTGCTCCAGTGCGCGGTGGCCGCCGCCGACGAACAGATCCGCACCGCCTGGCAGCGGGACCCCGCAGCCGGCGGCTTCCGGTTCGAGGGCGCCGGCCGGAAGGCCGGGAGCTGGGGGCCAGCCGAGGACGTCCAGGGCCGGATCGCCATGGCCGTACGGCGCTGGCGGCGGGTCCTGGAAGAACTGGCCGAGGAGGAGGTGCGACTCCTGGAACGCAATGCCGCACCCGACGCCGAGACGGTCGCCGCGCTGCTCGCCGCCGCCCTGCTCGGCGGCCGCCGGGCCCGGGGCGCCGGGGAGCAGCTCGCCGAACGCATCAGCGCGCAGGGGGCGTTGCGGCTGCGTGACAAGGGAGGGGCGTTGCTCACCAGCTACCTGGACCAGGTCATGCACGGCGAACGCGACCGGCGGCTCGCCCCGCTCGACGCCCTCGAAGTCACCCCCGAGCCCCAGGCCGAACTCATTGCCGCGCTGTCCGTACTGCAGAAGGCGAGGTGGCAGCGATGA